A part of Mycolicibacterium sp. TUM20985 genomic DNA contains:
- a CDS encoding DUF3592 domain-containing protein — MKSAAGEVLRRLKALRLRLIPHLYGDPGETGRARVIRRIRIGVVIVGCLVTLQSVLLVLGAWRNDRQIEGNMGVAAAEVLDAGPRRSTIEFVTPDRITYRPELGVLYPSELDTGMRIYVEYDRANPDLVRVQHRNASLAIIPAASIAVLGWLGAAAMLSLLEYVQRRQNRQDSITLESQSSS; from the coding sequence GTGAAATCGGCGGCGGGTGAGGTGCTCCGACGGCTGAAGGCGTTGCGGCTCCGCCTGATTCCACACCTCTACGGTGACCCGGGGGAGACGGGGCGGGCGCGGGTCATCCGCCGCATCCGGATCGGCGTCGTCATCGTCGGGTGCCTGGTGACCCTGCAGTCGGTGCTGCTGGTGCTCGGTGCCTGGCGCAACGACCGCCAGATCGAGGGAAACATGGGGGTGGCCGCGGCAGAGGTGCTCGATGCGGGTCCGCGCCGGTCGACCATCGAGTTCGTCACCCCCGACCGCATCACCTACCGGCCCGAGCTGGGCGTCCTCTATCCGTCCGAGCTGGACACGGGTATGCGGATCTACGTCGAATACGACAGGGCGAATCCAGATCTCGTCCGCGTCCAGCACCGCAACGCCTCGCTGGCGATCATTCCCGCGGCCTCCATCGCCGTCCTGGGCTGGTTGGGGGCAGCGGCGATGTTGAGCCTGCTGGAGTACGTGCAGCGTCGGCAGAACCGTCAGGACTCCATCACCTTGGAGAGCCAGTCGTCGTCGTAG
- the menD gene encoding 2-succinyl-5-enolpyruvyl-6-hydroxy-3-cyclohexene-1-carboxylic-acid synthase, with the protein MNPSTTQARIVVDELIRGGVRDVVLCPGSRNAPLAFALHDADREGRLRLHVRIDERTAGFLAIGLALAAGSPVCVAMTSGTAVANLGPAVVEANYARVPLVVLSANRPYDLLGTGANQTMEQLGYFGNQVRATISLGLAEGATEKIDALNAQWRSATCRVLVAAKGSRSANAGPVQFDIPLREPLIPDADASGDYAPAGRPDGQPWTYTPPVTFDEPLDIDITPDTVVIAGHGAGVHPNLAALPTVAEPTAPPAANPLHPLALTSVRPRQVIMLGRPTLHRAVSTLLADPSLPVFALTTGPRWPDVSGNSQATGTRAVTTGESDAAWLKRCATANAHANETVRAQLKAHPLTTGLHVAAAVADGLRPGDQLVLGASNPVRDAALVGLDARGIQVRSNRGVAGIDGTVSTAIGAALAHDPTGGRTVALLGDLTFVHDSSGLLIGPTEPVPENLTIVVSNDNGGGIFELLEQGDPRFSDVSSRVFGTPHDVDVGALCRAYHVDCRQVELDGLGEALGESADGMRVLEVKADRSSLRALHASIRAAM; encoded by the coding sequence GTGAACCCGTCGACGACTCAAGCGCGCATCGTCGTCGATGAACTGATCCGCGGCGGCGTCCGCGACGTGGTCCTGTGTCCTGGCTCGCGCAACGCGCCGCTGGCGTTCGCACTGCACGACGCGGACCGCGAGGGGCGTCTGCGGCTGCACGTGCGCATCGACGAACGGACCGCCGGATTCCTGGCCATCGGACTCGCGCTGGCGGCCGGCTCGCCCGTCTGCGTCGCGATGACCTCGGGCACGGCGGTGGCCAACCTGGGGCCCGCGGTGGTGGAGGCGAACTATGCGCGCGTCCCGCTGGTGGTGCTCAGCGCCAACCGGCCCTACGACCTGCTGGGTACCGGGGCCAATCAGACCATGGAGCAGCTTGGCTACTTCGGCAACCAGGTCCGCGCCACCATCAGCCTCGGGCTGGCCGAGGGTGCGACGGAGAAGATCGACGCACTCAACGCGCAGTGGCGTTCGGCGACGTGTCGAGTCTTGGTGGCGGCCAAGGGTTCTCGCAGCGCCAATGCGGGTCCCGTGCAGTTCGACATCCCGCTTCGCGAGCCGCTGATACCGGATGCGGACGCCTCGGGTGACTATGCTCCCGCCGGCAGGCCCGACGGGCAGCCGTGGACCTACACCCCGCCGGTCACGTTCGACGAGCCGCTGGACATCGACATCACCCCCGACACCGTCGTCATCGCCGGACACGGCGCCGGTGTCCACCCCAACCTCGCCGCGCTGCCCACCGTCGCGGAACCGACCGCCCCGCCGGCGGCGAACCCGTTGCACCCCCTGGCGCTGACCTCGGTGCGGCCGCGGCAGGTGATCATGCTGGGCCGCCCCACGTTGCATCGTGCCGTGTCGACGTTGCTCGCCGATCCGTCGCTGCCCGTCTTCGCGTTGACGACGGGCCCGCGCTGGCCGGACGTCTCCGGCAACTCGCAGGCCACCGGCACCCGCGCGGTGACCACCGGGGAGTCCGACGCGGCCTGGCTGAAGCGCTGCGCCACCGCGAACGCCCACGCGAACGAGACGGTCCGTGCCCAGCTGAAGGCCCACCCGCTGACGACCGGCCTGCACGTCGCGGCCGCCGTCGCCGACGGCTTGCGGCCGGGCGACCAACTGGTCCTCGGCGCGTCCAATCCGGTGCGCGACGCGGCGTTGGTGGGGCTCGATGCACGAGGTATCCAGGTTCGCTCCAATCGCGGCGTGGCGGGTATCGACGGCACGGTGTCGACGGCGATCGGCGCGGCGCTGGCGCACGACCCCACCGGCGGCCGGACGGTGGCCCTGCTCGGCGACCTGACCTTCGTGCACGACAGCTCCGGCCTGCTGATCGGTCCCACCGAGCCCGTGCCGGAGAACCTCACCATCGTGGTGTCCAATGACAACGGCGGCGGCATCTTCGAACTGCTCGAACAGGGCGACCCCAGATTCTCCGACGTCTCCTCGCGCGTGTTCGGCACGCCGCACGACGTGGACGTCGGCGCGCTCTGCCGGGCCTACCACGTCGACTGCCGTCAGGTGGAACTCGACGGACTCGGCGAGGCACTCGGCGAATCCGCGGACGGGATGCGCGTTCTGGAGGTGAAGGCCGACCGCTCGTCGCTCCGGGCGCTGCACGCATCGATCAGGGCGGCCATGTGA
- a CDS encoding alpha/beta fold hydrolase has protein sequence MNLAYDDRGSGEPILFIAGRGGAGRTWHLHQVPAFQRAGYRIITFDNRGIGATENAQGFTTEQVVFDTAKLIEKLDAGPVRIVSVSMGSFIAQELMLARPDLVSAAVLMATRGREDRAREFFNEAEFEFLQKGIELPAKYVAKARLLESFSPKTLNDEHAVRDWIEMFTMWPTKPTPGLRSQLRIRPEGNRLPAYRNITAPALVIGFADDVVLPPHLGREVADALPNGRYLQIPDAGHLGFIERPDAVNAAVLEFFGAGV, from the coding sequence GTGAATTTGGCCTACGACGATCGCGGCTCGGGGGAGCCCATCCTGTTCATCGCTGGCCGCGGGGGAGCGGGCCGGACCTGGCATCTGCATCAGGTTCCCGCGTTCCAGCGGGCGGGCTACCGCATCATCACGTTCGACAACCGCGGTATCGGCGCCACGGAGAACGCGCAGGGTTTCACCACCGAGCAGGTCGTCTTCGACACGGCGAAGCTGATCGAGAAACTGGACGCCGGCCCGGTCCGCATCGTCTCGGTCTCGATGGGCTCGTTCATCGCGCAGGAACTGATGCTGGCCAGGCCCGATCTAGTGTCCGCGGCCGTGCTGATGGCCACCCGCGGCCGGGAGGACCGTGCCCGCGAATTCTTCAACGAGGCCGAGTTCGAGTTCCTGCAGAAGGGGATCGAGCTCCCCGCCAAGTACGTCGCGAAGGCCCGGCTGCTCGAGAGCTTCTCACCCAAGACGCTGAACGACGAGCACGCCGTGCGCGACTGGATCGAGATGTTCACGATGTGGCCGACGAAGCCCACGCCCGGCCTGCGTAGCCAGCTGCGGATCAGGCCAGAGGGCAACCGGTTGCCGGCTTACCGGAACATCACGGCGCCGGCGCTGGTCATCGGTTTCGCCGACGACGTGGTGTTGCCGCCGCACCTGGGGCGTGAGGTCGCCGACGCCCTGCCCAACGGCCGCTACCTGCAGATACCCGATGCCGGGCACCTCGGATTCATCGAGCGCCCCGACGCCGTCAACGCCGCCGTCCTCGAGTTCTTCGGCGCGGGGGTGTGA
- a CDS encoding DJ-1/PfpI family protein, producing MQIAIVLYPGFTALDFIGPYEALRWLPDTEVRFVWHQPGPIAADSAVLLVGATHSFDETPSPDVILVPGGFTTAEHARDEKLLEWLRQTRRTAAWTTSVCSGSMILAAAGLLKGKRATSHWAAVPLLKAFGVEPVGDERIVVDGDIVTGAGVSAGIDLGLWLAGRIGGEERAKAIQLSMEYDPQPPFDSGHMSKASAATKASAVTLMGRDLMKPVQLKATTLLLWDQAIRVARGRKRRKSLDSDVMSRGHRN from the coding sequence ATGCAAATCGCCATCGTGCTGTACCCCGGCTTCACCGCGCTGGACTTCATCGGTCCCTACGAGGCACTGCGGTGGTTGCCCGACACCGAGGTCAGGTTCGTCTGGCATCAGCCCGGCCCGATCGCCGCCGACTCCGCCGTGCTGCTGGTCGGCGCGACGCACTCGTTCGACGAAACCCCCTCCCCGGACGTGATTCTCGTTCCCGGCGGGTTCACCACGGCCGAACATGCCCGCGACGAGAAGCTCCTGGAATGGCTTCGGCAAACCCGCCGGACCGCGGCGTGGACGACGTCGGTCTGTTCGGGCTCGATGATCCTGGCCGCTGCCGGGCTGCTGAAGGGCAAACGCGCGACGTCGCACTGGGCTGCGGTACCGCTGCTGAAGGCGTTCGGCGTGGAGCCGGTGGGCGACGAGCGCATCGTCGTCGACGGCGACATCGTGACGGGCGCAGGCGTGTCGGCGGGCATCGATCTGGGCTTGTGGCTGGCGGGCCGCATCGGCGGCGAGGAACGGGCCAAGGCCATTCAATTGTCGATGGAGTACGACCCCCAGCCGCCGTTCGACTCGGGCCACATGTCGAAGGCATCCGCGGCCACCAAGGCGTCGGCGGTCACGCTGATGGGTCGCGATCTGATGAAACCCGTCCAGTTGAAGGCCACCACGCTGCTGCTGTGGGACCAGGCGATCCGCGTCGCACGCGGCCGCAAGCGACGCAAATCCCTCGATTCGGACGTGATGAGTCGCGGTCACCGCAACTAA
- a CDS encoding GlxA family transcriptional regulator encodes MKRSVVLVGFQGVQALDLVGPFEVFTGATLHLAGEGRHDDGYAVTIAAAQGKSINTGTGLEIVAAPLPDPRRTVDTVVLPGGYGTDAACLDQDLIEWIQAVSANARRVVSVCTGSFLAARAGLLDGCRATTHWAFANRMAREFPSITVDPEPIFVRSSPTVWTAAGVTAGIDLSLSLVEDDYGTEVAQTVARYLVLYLRRPGGQTQFAAPVWMPRARRAPIRAVQEVIEGEPGGLHSVTELARRAAMSPRHFTRVFTDEVGEAPGAYVERVRTEAARRQLEETDDTVTVIAGRCGFGTAETMRRNFVRRIGISPDQYRKTFA; translated from the coding sequence GTGAAGCGATCGGTGGTCCTCGTCGGGTTCCAGGGCGTGCAGGCCCTCGACCTGGTGGGCCCATTCGAGGTGTTCACCGGAGCGACGCTGCACCTCGCGGGCGAGGGCCGCCACGACGACGGGTACGCGGTGACGATCGCCGCCGCCCAGGGGAAGTCCATCAACACCGGGACCGGCCTGGAGATCGTGGCCGCACCGCTCCCCGATCCCCGGCGCACGGTGGACACCGTCGTCCTTCCCGGTGGCTACGGCACCGACGCGGCGTGCCTCGACCAGGACCTGATCGAGTGGATCCAAGCGGTGTCCGCGAACGCCCGGCGCGTGGTGAGCGTGTGCACCGGGTCCTTCCTGGCCGCCCGGGCCGGTCTCCTCGACGGCTGTCGCGCCACCACGCATTGGGCGTTCGCGAACCGGATGGCCCGCGAATTCCCCTCCATCACAGTCGATCCCGAGCCCATCTTCGTGCGAAGTTCACCGACGGTGTGGACGGCGGCCGGGGTCACGGCGGGTATCGACCTCAGTCTGTCGCTGGTCGAGGACGACTACGGCACCGAGGTCGCGCAGACTGTGGCCCGCTACCTGGTGCTCTATCTGCGCAGGCCGGGCGGTCAGACGCAGTTCGCGGCGCCGGTGTGGATGCCACGCGCCCGCCGGGCACCGATTCGCGCGGTGCAGGAGGTCATCGAGGGCGAACCCGGTGGGCTGCACAGCGTTACCGAGCTCGCCCGTCGTGCGGCCATGAGCCCACGCCACTTCACCCGGGTGTTCACCGACGAAGTGGGCGAGGCCCCGGGGGCCTACGTCGAACGGGTGCGTACCGAGGCGGCCAGACGCCAACTCGAGGAAACCGACGACACCGTGACCGTGATCGCCGGCCGATGTGGCTTCGGCACCGCGGAAACCATGCGCCGCAATTTCGTTCGCAGGATCGGCATCTCGCCCGACCAGTATCGCAAGACCTTCGCCTAG
- a CDS encoding o-succinylbenzoate synthase, whose protein sequence is MTPGLDDLLQRLHVVALPMRVRFRGIDVREIALIDGPVGWGEFGAFGEYGPEEAAHWLASGIEAAYVESSVPLREWIPINATVPAVPASQVPEVLARFPGAGTAKVKVAERGQTLADDVARVEAVRERVPLVRVDANGGWTVPEAVAACAALTANGALEYVEQPCATVGELAQLRRLVDVPVAADESIRKADDPLLVVRARAADVAVVKVAPLGGVTRLLDIARQIDIPIVVSSALDSAVGMSRGLLAAASLPELPFACGLGTGGLFVDDVADPIAVQDGRLRVGAVVPDPARLSSLAAAPDRRDWWIDRVRACYPLLS, encoded by the coding sequence ATGACGCCCGGCCTGGACGATCTGCTGCAGCGCCTGCACGTCGTGGCGCTGCCGATGCGAGTTCGGTTCCGCGGCATCGACGTTCGTGAGATCGCCCTGATCGACGGGCCGGTGGGCTGGGGCGAGTTCGGCGCCTTCGGCGAGTACGGGCCCGAGGAGGCGGCCCACTGGCTGGCATCGGGTATCGAAGCAGCGTACGTGGAATCGTCTGTGCCGCTTCGGGAATGGATTCCGATCAATGCCACGGTCCCCGCCGTTCCGGCGTCGCAGGTGCCCGAGGTGCTGGCGCGATTCCCCGGTGCGGGCACCGCCAAGGTGAAGGTCGCCGAGCGCGGGCAGACTCTCGCCGACGACGTCGCCCGCGTCGAGGCGGTACGCGAACGCGTGCCGCTGGTCCGCGTGGACGCCAACGGAGGCTGGACCGTTCCCGAGGCAGTGGCCGCCTGCGCCGCCCTCACGGCGAACGGCGCGCTGGAGTACGTGGAGCAGCCCTGCGCGACCGTGGGCGAGCTGGCCCAGCTGCGCCGCCTGGTCGACGTGCCGGTGGCCGCCGACGAGAGCATTCGCAAGGCCGACGACCCGCTGCTCGTCGTACGGGCGCGGGCGGCCGACGTCGCCGTCGTGAAGGTGGCACCGCTTGGCGGCGTCACCCGACTGCTGGACATCGCCAGGCAGATCGACATACCGATCGTGGTGTCGAGCGCACTGGATTCCGCGGTCGGCATGTCTCGCGGACTCCTGGCCGCCGCATCCCTACCGGAGTTGCCGTTCGCCTGCGGGCTCGGCACCGGTGGACTGTTCGTCGACGACGTCGCGGACCCGATCGCCGTGCAGGATGGACGGCTGCGCGTCGGCGCCGTGGTGCCCGATCCGGCGCGGCTGTCGTCCCTCGCCGCGGCACCGGACCGGCGCGACTGGTGGATCGACCGGGTCAGGGCCTGTTACCCGCTGCTGTCCTGA